The following proteins are co-located in the Euwallacea fornicatus isolate EFF26 chromosome 16, ASM4011564v1, whole genome shotgun sequence genome:
- the LOC136344067 gene encoding mitochondrial protein C2orf69 isoform X1 — protein MKQIRKFSSWFSVCWTMATIRQSPLRLSAVLGLKDRKNDIIHTQSLTDPIKNNPHVVVFFPGDVQDYTENMEAHRDSKYYKEWNLEDTALKLQNKFPGDHILVVKPSRMALKTFTCFQNFVKSNELGVPEHSDNYDSLRHLDCLIKEASERLKTCEESAVYDFQDLDLRIVGFSKGCVVLNQFLYEFRYYKNIDDQDIITLINKIRDMYWLDGGHSGGKNTWVTDHAVLDTLCSLNINVHIHVTPYQIRDDRRPWIQKEEKSFRYYLSKHGCNIDRKMHFEAITPSVLVHFDVLNEFKNASAEGLVDKEPSLDD, from the exons ATGAAACAAATTCGGAAATTCAGTAGTTGGTTTAGTGTTTGCTGGACAATGGCCACCATAAGACAAAGTCCTCTAAGGCTCAGCGCGGTCTTGGGTCTCAAAGACAGGAAAAACGACATCATACACACGCAGTCCCTAACCGACCCTATTAAGAATAATCCTCACGTAGTTGTGTTTTTCCCTGGAGATGTGCAG GACTACACAGAAAATATGGAGGCGCACAGAGACAGTAAGTACTACAAAGAGTGGAATTTGGAAGACACCGCTCTTAAGctccaaaataaatttcctggGGACCACATTCTGGTGGTCAAACCCTCAAG GATGGCCCTCAAGACGTTCACttgctttcaaaattttgtgaaaagtaacgaaTTGGGGGTGCCTGAGCACAGTGACAATTACGATTctttaaggcatttggattgCTTAATCAAGGAGGCTTCTGAGAGACTGAAGACGTGTGAAGAATCGGCTGTTTATGACTTTCAG GATTTGGATTTACGAATAGTGGGCTTTAGTAAAGGATGCGTAGTtttaaatcagtttttatACGAGTTTCGTTATTATAAAAACATAGATGATCAAGACATCATCACTCTTATCAACAAAATAAGAGACATGTATTGGTTAGATGGTGGCCATTCTGGAGGCAAAAACACCTGGGTCACCGATCATGCCGTATTGGATACTCTGTGCTCTTTAA ATATTAATGTGCACATCCATGTGACCCCGTATCAAATCCGAGACGACAGGAGACCATGGATACAAAAAGAGGAGAAGAGCTTTAGATATTACCTCTCAAAGCACGGATGTAATATAGACAGGAAGATGCACTTTGAAGCAATTACTCCTAGTGTATTAGTTCACTTTGATGTcctaaatgaatttaaaaa
- the LOC136344067 gene encoding mitochondrial protein C2orf69 isoform X2, whose product MKQIRKFSSWFSVCWTMATIRQSPLRLSAVLGLKDRKNDIIHTQSLTDPIKNNPHVVVFFPGDVQDYTENMEAHRDSKYYKEWNLEDTALKLQNKFPGDHILVVKPSRMALKTFTCFQNFVKSNELGVPEHSDNYDSLRHLDCLIKEASERLKTCEESAVYDFQDLDLRIVGFSKGCVVLNQFLYEFRYYKNIDDQDIITLINKIRDMYWLDGGHSGGKNTWVTDHAVLDTLCSLNINVHIHVTPYQIRDDRRPWIQKEEKSFRYYLSKHGCNIDRKMHFEAITPSVLVHFDVLNEFKKYEV is encoded by the exons ATGAAACAAATTCGGAAATTCAGTAGTTGGTTTAGTGTTTGCTGGACAATGGCCACCATAAGACAAAGTCCTCTAAGGCTCAGCGCGGTCTTGGGTCTCAAAGACAGGAAAAACGACATCATACACACGCAGTCCCTAACCGACCCTATTAAGAATAATCCTCACGTAGTTGTGTTTTTCCCTGGAGATGTGCAG GACTACACAGAAAATATGGAGGCGCACAGAGACAGTAAGTACTACAAAGAGTGGAATTTGGAAGACACCGCTCTTAAGctccaaaataaatttcctggGGACCACATTCTGGTGGTCAAACCCTCAAG GATGGCCCTCAAGACGTTCACttgctttcaaaattttgtgaaaagtaacgaaTTGGGGGTGCCTGAGCACAGTGACAATTACGATTctttaaggcatttggattgCTTAATCAAGGAGGCTTCTGAGAGACTGAAGACGTGTGAAGAATCGGCTGTTTATGACTTTCAG GATTTGGATTTACGAATAGTGGGCTTTAGTAAAGGATGCGTAGTtttaaatcagtttttatACGAGTTTCGTTATTATAAAAACATAGATGATCAAGACATCATCACTCTTATCAACAAAATAAGAGACATGTATTGGTTAGATGGTGGCCATTCTGGAGGCAAAAACACCTGGGTCACCGATCATGCCGTATTGGATACTCTGTGCTCTTTAA ATATTAATGTGCACATCCATGTGACCCCGTATCAAATCCGAGACGACAGGAGACCATGGATACAAAAAGAGGAGAAGAGCTTTAGATATTACCTCTCAAAGCACGGATGTAATATAGACAGGAAGATGCACTTTGAAGCAATTACTCCTAGTGTATTAGTTCACTTTGATGTcctaaatgaatttaaaaa